One window of Fundidesulfovibrio soli genomic DNA carries:
- a CDS encoding ubiquinone/menaquinone biosynthesis methyltransferase — protein MPLLDGQVRRMFEEVAFSYDLQNSVLSLRRDSAWRRALADRLPPGRPLRVLDVAAGTAEVALEICRRRPLAQVLGLDYSPSMLAVGRGKLLSQGLAGRLSLCLGDARRLPVRDTCMDAVSIAFGIRNVDDRATALAEFRRVLRPGGRALVLEFSLPEASVPRRLYRLYFEHVLPPLGNFLSRSDYAYDYLVESVLAFPKPEAFAQELTRAGFGPVSRTPLSLGIVQLYEANVPNRPAQGAAVRSSSSEGVSCW, from the coding sequence ATGCCCTTGTTAGACGGCCAGGTGCGGCGGATGTTCGAGGAGGTCGCGTTTAGCTACGATTTACAGAATAGCGTGCTGTCCCTCCGCAGGGACTCGGCCTGGCGTAGGGCCCTGGCCGATCGTCTGCCGCCCGGGCGGCCCTTGCGGGTGTTGGATGTGGCGGCAGGTACAGCTGAAGTGGCGCTTGAGATATGCCGCAGACGTCCTTTGGCCCAGGTGCTGGGTCTGGATTATTCCCCGTCCATGCTGGCCGTGGGCCGCGGGAAACTCCTCTCCCAGGGCTTGGCCGGGCGTCTGAGCCTCTGCCTTGGGGACGCGCGCCGTCTCCCTGTGAGGGACACATGCATGGACGCGGTGAGCATCGCCTTCGGCATCCGCAACGTGGACGACCGGGCAACGGCCTTGGCCGAATTCCGCCGGGTTCTCAGGCCGGGAGGCCGGGCCCTGGTGCTAGAGTTCTCCCTGCCGGAGGCCAGCGTGCCCAGGAGGCTCTACCGCCTGTACTTCGAGCACGTCCTGCCGCCGCTGGGGAATTTCCTCTCACGCTCTGACTACGCCTATGACTATCTTGTGGAATCGGTGCTGGCCTTCCCCAAGCCCGAGGCCTTCGCGCAGGAGCTGACTCGGGCAGGGTTCGGCCCGGTGAGCAGGACACCGTTGAGCCTGGGCATCGTCCAACTGTACGAGGCCAACGTCCCGAACCGGCCCGCGCAAGGCGCGGCTGTTCGATCCTCGAGTTCAGAGGGGGTGTCATGCTGGTAA
- a CDS encoding class I SAM-dependent methyltransferase: MLVNWPERVFCNSVARRFILKRQLGSLKAMSGLGPGARCLEIGCGNGNGALHALRAFEPAQYHAIDLDPDMLRLAAAKARNEQRLCLLRGDAQALPFRDASFDAVFNLGIIHHLEDWRRGLAEVSRVLVPGGLFLFEEIYPALYAAPILRDVLAHPRGDRFDGREFRRELALQALALQPGYRESRFTILGVARKAHSVS, from the coding sequence ATGCTGGTAAACTGGCCGGAGCGGGTGTTTTGCAACAGCGTGGCCCGGCGCTTCATCCTCAAGCGGCAGCTTGGTTCGCTAAAGGCGATGTCCGGCCTCGGCCCGGGGGCCCGCTGCCTGGAGATCGGCTGCGGCAACGGCAACGGCGCCCTGCACGCGCTCAGAGCCTTCGAACCGGCGCAATACCACGCCATCGACCTCGACCCGGACATGCTGCGCTTGGCCGCTGCCAAAGCCCGGAACGAGCAACGCCTGTGCCTGCTCCGTGGCGACGCCCAGGCTCTGCCGTTCCGCGATGCGAGTTTCGATGCCGTCTTCAACCTGGGCATCATCCATCATCTTGAAGACTGGCGCCGGGGCCTGGCTGAGGTGTCCCGCGTTTTGGTTCCGGGCGGGCTGTTCCTCTTCGAGGAGATCTACCCGGCCCTGTATGCCGCCCCCATCCTGCGGGATGTCCTGGCCCACCCCAGAGGCGACCGCTTCGACGGCCGGGAATTCCGGCGGGAACTTGCGTTGCAGGCCCTGGCGCTGCAGCCCGGCTACCGGGAATCGCGCTTCACCATCTTGGGCGTCGCCCGGAAAGCGCATTCTGTTTCTTGA
- a CDS encoding UbiA family prenyltransferase, translating to MNTPLSLTKARPVARVPALVRQLRFYLALSRTPHCLLDLATPLLAALLCLGGFPPLGLLCMALLTAFAGYTAVYAVNDIMDYRTDKANQVEFAKVEGYLDGAFMRHPLAQGALTLGQALAWTSCWAVAALAGAWLLNPVCALLLLAGVAMEILYCKLLKVSHLRALVNGVVKTLGALAAILAVDPHPSPLMPTVLFVAVFCWEIGGQNIPADWFDLELDQRQGARTLPLVLGRSKAARLVFACLTGSTLLGASLFLMTPADFAWAWVLAALIPGAVLLLHPALALLARQGKDEAAELFNSASYYPLAMLGVFLLGLAFRG from the coding sequence ATGAACACCCCGCTGTCCCTGACCAAAGCCCGGCCCGTGGCCCGCGTTCCAGCCCTGGTGCGGCAGCTGCGTTTCTACCTCGCCCTCTCACGAACGCCGCACTGTCTGCTGGACTTGGCGACGCCGCTCCTGGCGGCGCTGCTCTGCCTGGGCGGATTCCCCCCGCTCGGCCTGCTCTGCATGGCCTTGTTGACGGCCTTCGCGGGTTACACCGCCGTCTATGCCGTCAACGACATCATGGATTACCGCACCGACAAGGCGAACCAGGTCGAATTCGCCAAGGTTGAAGGCTACCTGGACGGGGCATTCATGCGCCACCCCCTGGCCCAGGGCGCGCTCACGCTGGGCCAGGCCCTGGCCTGGACCTCATGCTGGGCCGTGGCAGCTCTGGCGGGAGCTTGGCTGCTCAACCCGGTCTGTGCGCTGCTTCTGTTGGCCGGAGTGGCTATGGAGATCCTCTATTGCAAACTGCTCAAGGTCAGCCATCTCCGCGCCCTGGTGAACGGGGTGGTCAAGACCCTGGGCGCGCTGGCCGCGATTCTGGCAGTGGACCCCCACCCGTCGCCGCTTATGCCAACGGTTCTCTTCGTGGCGGTGTTCTGTTGGGAAATCGGAGGGCAGAACATCCCGGCGGATTGGTTCGACCTGGAGCTGGACCAACGCCAGGGGGCCAGAACCCTGCCTCTGGTGCTGGGCCGGAGCAAGGCGGCCAGGCTGGTTTTCGCCTGCCTGACCGGAAGCACCCTCCTAGGCGCGTCGCTCTTTCTGATGACTCCGGCGGACTTTGCCTGGGCATGGGTGCTGGCGGCTCTCATCCCGGGGGCCGTGCTGCTTCTGCACCCGGCGCTTGCCCTGCTCGCCCGCCAGGGCAAGGATGAGGCCGCCGAGTTGTTCAATTCGGCCAGCTACTATCCCCTGGCCATGCTAGGGGTGTTCCTTTTGGGCCTGGCTTTCAGGGGGTGA
- a CDS encoding DUF2231 domain-containing protein — protein sequence MSADENVISQETLAKCNGEGGNPIYVAHEGRVYDVSASRLWKGGKHMNRHLAGGDLSLEFASAPHNVDVLKRFPQVGIIAATPNRKAEPELPQLLRRIPLLRRHPHPMAVHFPIVFSIAATGFVLLYLAFGWKGFELTSFNCLGAGAIFTPVAMLTGYFTWKYNYMRQWILPVVVKLSLSPLLFLDLATCFIWRLADPRILDTPGTGRWLYLSLVLGLTLLVSVIGWFGATLSLPLHRKPAGSPPESQAQKEHP from the coding sequence TATGTGGCGCACGAGGGACGGGTCTACGACGTGAGCGCCAGCCGCCTCTGGAAGGGCGGCAAGCACATGAACCGACACTTGGCCGGAGGCGACCTCAGCCTGGAGTTCGCCAGCGCGCCTCACAACGTCGATGTGCTCAAGCGCTTCCCTCAGGTGGGTATCATCGCGGCAACCCCGAACCGGAAAGCGGAGCCGGAATTGCCCCAACTCCTGCGCCGGATACCGTTGCTGCGGCGTCACCCCCACCCCATGGCCGTGCACTTCCCCATCGTCTTTTCCATCGCGGCCACAGGGTTCGTCCTGCTGTACCTGGCTTTCGGCTGGAAAGGTTTCGAGCTGACCTCGTTCAACTGCCTCGGAGCCGGAGCGATCTTCACGCCGGTTGCCATGCTCACAGGGTATTTCACATGGAAATACAACTACATGAGGCAGTGGATTCTACCGGTTGTCGTCAAGCTCTCACTCTCGCCCCTGCTCTTCCTGGATCTGGCAACGTGCTTCATCTGGCGACTTGCGGACCCGCGGATTCTGGACACACCGGGTACGGGCCGCTGGCTCTACCTGTCCCTGGTCCTGGGGCTGACCCTGCTGGTGAGCGTCATCGGCTGGTTCGGGGCCACGCTCAGCCTTCCCCTACACCGCAAGCCTGCGGGCTCACCCCCTGAAAGCCAGGCCCAAAAGGAACACCCCTAG